In the genome of Phormidium ambiguum IAM M-71, the window CTGTCAATATCAATACAATATTTCATCAAAAAAAGCGAGGAAAAAATCATTTCCTCGTCAATAAGCTACTACACGCTTAGTTTGTCTTTATTTAACTCAGGAATTACGCTGATGGCTTACTTCAATTACTGTATGTACATTTCCTCTAGGTGCAAAATCCCCTTTAACAGTGGCTTCTAAAGGGTCGCAAGCGGCAACAAAATCATCTAAAATTTGATTAATAGATTCTTCATGGGAAATGTAGCGATCGCGGAAACTGTTAATATAAAGTTTCAAAGATTTTAACTCTACAACTTTTTCATTAGGTACATAACTGATATAAATTGTGGCAAAATCTGGATATCCAGAAAACGGACACTTACAAGTAAATTCAGGCAAACTAATATTAACATCGTAGCGTCTGCCAATGCGCGGATTGGGGAAAGTAATTAACTGCCCTTCAGCAATCAAACGTTCGCCATATTTCATTTCTGAACTTTCTTCTACTTCAGAATTATTTGGATTAAAAGATTGCGTTGTCATAAACTATTTGCTTAAAAACCTTTTTGTTTCTCTTCCCAATCGGGACAGCTTTCACTTTCACAACCGTAAGGGTGCATCCCGCAAACCAACAAATTACCACTATAAAGTTGTCCATGAAAATGACGGCAACCAATACAAGCAGGATGAAATTCTGCTGAAGGTTCTACCCAATCAGTTATTGGCCAATCACTTTCAAAATGAACTTCATCGAAATCTAAATAAGCAGGCTCAAATATATTACTAACAAATTGCTCAAACTCAAAATTAAAATTATTTTGCCATTGATTAACAAACTCTTCTGGGTTTTTAGCAAACGCATCAAAAGCTTCTGCAAAAGCTTCTGATGCTTCTGACACAACTTCTGAAACTTCATTCAGAACTTCATCAAAGAATTTTTCTACTTCATCTACCACAGTGTCTAACATAACAAACCAATTTTTTTGCCAATCTTCCATAGTTCTTAAGCTGAGCTTGCCTTGAATTTTTATTTTTGGAGGCAAGCAGATAAACTTGATAATTTACACTTAATCATACACAATTATTGCAAGTTATTCTTGCTTAAGACGACGCAACTCTTCTTGTAGTTGCATTACTTGTTGTCGCAAATTATCTACATTTTGTCCAT includes:
- the queF gene encoding preQ(1) synthase, translated to MTTQSFNPNNSEVEESSEMKYGERLIAEGQLITFPNPRIGRRYDVNISLPEFTCKCPFSGYPDFATIYISYVPNEKVVELKSLKLYINSFRDRYISHEESINQILDDFVAACDPLEATVKGDFAPRGNVHTVIEVSHQRNS